From a region of the Helianthus annuus cultivar XRQ/B chromosome 5, HanXRQr2.0-SUNRISE, whole genome shotgun sequence genome:
- the LOC110903339 gene encoding serpin-ZXA → MTSKEDQFVTEYDDFKVVGLPYSQGQDKRQFTMYIFLPDAKDGLQSLLQKIDYTPEFFERHIPREMVEVGQFLIPKFNISFGFEVSDMLKEFGLVLPFNSTDGPISIHQKSFVEVNEEGIEAAPATLMMDSSARMARDKVDFVANHPFLFVIREDVSGVVLFMGKVIDPSVVE, encoded by the coding sequence ATGACCAGCAAGGAAGACCAATTCGTGACTGAATATGATGATTTCAAAGTAGTGGGTCTTCCCTATTCACAAGGTCAAGATAAACGCCAATTCACAATGTACATTTTCCTCCCAGACGCAAAAGACGGCCTTCAATCTTTACTACAAAAAATTGATTACACACCAGAGTTTTTTGAACGTCACATTCCACGCGAAATGGTAGAAGTTGGACAGTTTTTGATACCAAAATTTAACATCTCATTCGGGTTTGAAGTGTCTGATATGTTGAAAGAGTTCGGGCTTGTATTGCCTTTCAACAGTACGGATGGTCCGATCAGCATTCACCAAAAATCATTTGTGGAGGTGAATGAAGAAGGTATAGAAGCTGCACCTGCAACACTTATGATGGACAGTTCAGCAAGAATGGCTCGTGATAAAGTTGATTTTGTGGCTAATCACCCATTCTTGTTTGTGATTAGAGAAGATGTGAGCGGGGTCGTGTTGTTTATGGGAAAAGTGATTGACCCTAGTGTTGTTGAATAG